One window from the genome of Nicotiana sylvestris chromosome 9, ASM39365v2, whole genome shotgun sequence encodes:
- the LOC104248738 gene encoding uncharacterized protein — translation MTAFNPLTAILTQNKLEGPNYVDWKRNLDIVLIAEEFKFVLDEVCPEKPIEDVTDDGQKTYQNGLRLMRWRGVTFWHLCRMFCNINISSSVRDYVLKMMSLLSELEVFGANIDKDTG, via the exons ATGACTGCTTTCAACCCCCTTACTGCTATTCTAACTCAAAACAAACTTGAGGGTCCGAATTATGTTGATTGGAAACGAAACTTGGATATTGTCCTAATTGCTGAAGAGTTCAAATTTGTGCTTGATGAGGTGTGTCCAGAAAAACCTATAGAAGATGTTACGGATGATGGAcagaaaacttaccaaaatgggTTAAGGCTGATGAGATGGCGTGGTGTTACATTCTGGCATCTATGTCGAATGTTCTGCAACATCAACATCA GTTCATCAGTTAGGGACTATGTTCTGAAGATGATGAGTCTTCTGAGTGAACTGGAGGTCTTTGGAGCTAACATTGATAAGGATACAGGTTGA
- the LOC104248739 gene encoding uncharacterized protein, giving the protein MDLSLAKLLNELQLAETIIKQQAPPVILNFEIGSSSKSRGGKNKKKAKKSFVGGATTGVKNPKGKCYYYKKPKHHKKQCPGYLTKLNNKPCDLHLLFIETLLAAVTLIIGLIRRGTSEESGSEREH; this is encoded by the coding sequence ATGGATTTATCACTTGCGAAATTGCTAAATGAGCTGCAGTTAGCAGAGACTATTATCAAGCAACAAGCTCCTCCTGTGATACTGAATTTTGAGATAGGTTCTTCTTCTAAGTCGAGAGGcgggaaaaataagaaaaaggctaAAAAATCCTTTGTTGGTGGCGCAACTACTGGTGTGAAAAACCCTAAGGGCAAGTGTTATTACTACAAGAAACCTAAGCATCATAAGAAACAATGTCCGGGTTATCTGACCAAGCTGAATAATAAACCATGTGATTTACATCTACTTTTCATTGAAACTCTTTTAGCGGCTGTTACGTTGATTATAGGTCTGATCCGCAGGGGAACAAGTGAGGAATCTGGTTCTGAGAGGGaacattaa